GCGAGAATTTGCTTGGTCAGAAGTTTTGCAAGAAGCATTTCTTAATAGTTCAGTTTTTCTCCTAGTTGGTAGCCTCTTAATCGGTGTCTTGACAGGAGAACGTGGTTGGCACGTATTAGAACCCTTTGCTCAAGGGTTGTTTTATGGCATTCTCACCTTCTTTTTACTGGATATGGGACTGGTGGCTGCCAGAAGAATTAAAGACTTGCAAAAAACCGGAGTTTTCCTGATTTTATTTGCCATACTAATTCCTATACTCAATGCAGGCATTGGGTTAGCGATCGCCAAATTCATCGGTATGCCTCCGGGAAATTCGCTGTTATTCGCTGTATTGTGTGCCAGTGCTTCTTACATTGCTGTCCCGGCGGCGATGCGGATGACTGTTCCCGAAGCAAATCCCAGCCTATATGTTTCTACCGCTCTAGCAGTCACATTTCCGTTCAATATTATTGTGGGAATTCCGCTATATCTCTACGGAATTAACCTATTTTGGAGGTAATAATATGCACGTAGTTAAAAAGATAGAAATTATTGCCAACTCCTTTGAGCTTGCCAAAATTTTAGAGAGTTTAGACAAGTCGGGTGTACATAGCCATGCCGTAATCCGCAATGTTGTTGGTAAAGGATTACGAGGAACGACAGAAGATTTAGACATGACCATGCTTGATAATGTTTACATCCTCGCATTTTGTATGCCAGAAGAACTCAAGCGTGTTGTCGAAAATATCAGACCAGTCCTCAATAAGTTCGGAGGTACTTGCTACGTTTCCGATGTGATGGAAATTCGCTCTGTCAG
The Nostoc punctiforme PCC 73102 genome window above contains:
- a CDS encoding P-II family nitrogen regulator — its product is MHVVKKIEIIANSFELAKILESLDKSGVHSHAVIRNVVGKGLRGTTEDLDMTMLDNVYILAFCMPEELKRVVENIRPVLNKFGGTCYVSDVMEIRSVRCIASL
- a CDS encoding sodium-dependent bicarbonate transport family permease, producing the protein MDLSLIVSNILNPPILFFFLGMTAVFVKSDLEIPPPVPKLLSLYLLFAIGFKGGVELIKSGLNQEVILTLAAAMMMACVVPIYTFFILKWKLDTYDAAAIAATYGSISAVTFITAGAFLSELGIQYDGYMVAALALMESPAIIVGLILVSIFTADEKREFAWSEVLQEAFLNSSVFLLVGSLLIGVLTGERGWHVLEPFAQGLFYGILTFFLLDMGLVAARRIKDLQKTGVFLILFAILIPILNAGIGLAIAKFIGMPPGNSLLFAVLCASASYIAVPAAMRMTVPEANPSLYVSTALAVTFPFNIIVGIPLYLYGINLFWR